The Flavobacterium praedii genome window below encodes:
- a CDS encoding SLBB domain-containing protein, with protein sequence MRKIITAIVLFIALFQSSSLMAQDILKGSDLSTVRVDYLSDGDISKIKSQLQSNNVSIDQAESMALSKGMSATEFAKLKKRLAVPTKTISKQKKNDLDADQNNSEESERKQEKIENIKVKDSLNSLVFGSELFDNPTLNFQPNLKLATPVNYVLGPGDELQVSVNGVQEFDDTVPVTVEGKVNIQYVGQIAVSGMTIEAATQKIKGAISRIYSTVRSGQSQVSISLSRIRTIKVTIIGSKQPGNYSISSLATVYNALFLGGGPSKNGSYRNIELIRNNKVFKNIDIYRFLVSGNQSDNVGLKDNDVIRIPAYTNRVTVEGEVKRPGIFEMKKGENFSNLLNFASGFNEFAYTASVNVLQKTGKEFKVADIQAAQYSSYIPLNGDVYRVSKILNRFENRIIIQGAVFRPDTYSFYQGMRVTDLIRQAEGLKEDAYLKRARIIRLKSDLTYENVTIDLSKAMSGDFEANLALKKEDVLTVYSVLDFKEEYKVTIDGEVNKPNVYDYQDNLTLNDLIIAAGGLTGSASKRVEIARMIKAENIDDTNPKKVELFTIEITPDSNEQITNFELKPFDVVNIRRMAVTDKPEMVLIKGAVAYPGKYVLANKKEKIYDVIVRAGGLTSMASLNGVKIKRPIKAAQIEDLENVNLNLGKKDSIQNKLEKKLKEDLKYATIPVDWTKVAKNQTGNANVTLLPGDEIEVSTFNETVKVAGNVLLTSEIPYVKGRGFNYYLDAVGGLDAKGWRKNAYIIYPNGQAAVSHNILLFFRSTPTVLPGSQIIVPEKPEVKKMSAGEWVSIASVLVSMGVLLVTAIK encoded by the coding sequence TGGCTCAAGATATTTTGAAGGGCAGTGATCTGAGTACCGTAAGAGTAGATTATTTATCGGATGGAGATATATCCAAGATAAAATCGCAACTGCAAAGTAATAATGTTTCGATAGATCAAGCGGAGTCTATGGCGCTTTCTAAAGGTATGAGTGCTACGGAATTTGCTAAATTGAAAAAGAGGTTAGCTGTACCAACCAAAACGATATCCAAACAAAAGAAAAATGATTTGGATGCGGACCAAAATAATAGTGAAGAAAGTGAGCGAAAGCAAGAAAAAATAGAAAACATTAAAGTAAAAGACAGTTTAAATTCACTTGTTTTTGGCTCTGAGTTGTTTGACAATCCCACTTTGAATTTTCAACCTAACTTAAAATTGGCTACTCCTGTAAATTATGTTTTAGGCCCTGGTGATGAATTGCAAGTAAGTGTAAATGGCGTGCAAGAATTTGATGATACCGTACCCGTAACTGTTGAAGGAAAAGTCAATATTCAATATGTTGGACAGATTGCAGTGTCTGGAATGACCATTGAAGCTGCCACTCAAAAAATTAAAGGAGCTATTTCTAGAATTTACAGTACCGTTCGTTCGGGGCAATCACAAGTTAGCATAAGTTTGAGTCGTATTCGTACTATTAAGGTGACTATTATCGGTAGCAAGCAACCTGGAAATTATTCTATTTCATCCCTTGCAACTGTTTATAATGCCTTGTTTTTGGGGGGAGGTCCGAGCAAAAACGGAAGTTACCGAAACATTGAATTGATTCGTAATAATAAGGTGTTTAAAAATATTGACATCTATCGCTTTTTGGTCAGTGGAAACCAGTCGGATAATGTGGGTTTAAAAGACAATGACGTTATACGGATTCCAGCTTACACCAATAGGGTGACTGTTGAAGGAGAAGTAAAACGTCCGGGAATTTTTGAGATGAAAAAAGGAGAGAATTTCTCTAATTTATTGAATTTTGCTTCCGGATTCAATGAGTTTGCTTATACCGCATCGGTTAATGTTTTACAAAAAACAGGAAAAGAATTTAAGGTAGCCGATATACAAGCGGCACAATACAGCAGTTATATACCTTTGAACGGGGATGTGTACCGTGTTTCAAAAATTCTGAACCGTTTTGAGAATCGTATTATTATTCAAGGAGCAGTATTTAGACCCGATACTTATTCCTTCTATCAAGGAATGCGTGTTACAGATTTGATCCGTCAAGCCGAAGGATTAAAAGAAGACGCCTATTTAAAAAGAGCTCGTATCATTCGTTTAAAGTCGGATTTGACTTACGAGAATGTAACTATTGATTTGTCCAAAGCAATGTCGGGTGATTTTGAAGCGAATTTAGCTTTAAAAAAGGAAGATGTTTTAACGGTATATTCTGTTTTAGATTTCAAAGAAGAATATAAAGTTACCATTGATGGTGAAGTAAACAAACCAAATGTATATGACTATCAGGACAATTTAACCCTTAACGATTTGATTATTGCGGCTGGTGGGTTAACAGGTTCAGCCTCCAAACGTGTTGAAATTGCGAGAATGATCAAAGCTGAAAATATTGATGATACCAATCCTAAGAAAGTTGAATTGTTTACTATAGAAATCACACCCGATTCGAATGAACAAATTACTAATTTTGAATTGAAACCATTTGATGTTGTTAATATTAGGCGAATGGCTGTTACCGATAAACCAGAAATGGTCCTTATAAAAGGGGCAGTTGCTTACCCAGGAAAATATGTATTGGCCAATAAAAAAGAAAAAATCTATGATGTTATTGTAAGAGCAGGAGGATTAACATCGATGGCGAGTTTGAATGGAGTAAAAATAAAAAGACCTATAAAAGCAGCACAAATTGAAGATTTAGAAAATGTGAATTTGAATTTGGGTAAAAAAGACAGTATTCAAAACAAATTAGAAAAGAAACTCAAAGAGGATTTAAAATACGCCACCATACCTGTAGATTGGACTAAAGTAGCCAAAAATCAAACCGGGAATGCGAATGTTACGTTATTGCCTGGAGACGAAATTGAAGTTTCTACTTTCAATGAAACCGTAAAAGTGGCCGGGAATGTACTTTTAACTTCTGAGATTCCATACGTAAAAGGCAGGGGCTTTAATTATTATCTGGATGCCGTTGGCGGACTTGATGCTAAAGGATGGAGAAAGAATGCCTATATTATCTATCCTAACGGTCAAGCTGCAGTATCTCATAACATATTATTATTTTTTAGGTCAACTCCAACCGTTCTGCCTGGTTCCCAAATTATAGTCCCAGAAAAACCAGAAGTCAAAAAAATGAGTGCTGGAGAATGGGTGAGTATTGCTTCTGTGTTAGTGAGTATGGGCGTTTTGTTGGTGACAGCTATTAAATAA
- a CDS encoding Wzz/FepE/Etk N-terminal domain-containing protein — MEEQIPNDEISLKELIEKAKEWYSYLLSQWKIIVLAGIVGAALGLTYSLTKKPIYTATLSFALEDEKGGGAGGLGSLASSFGIDLGGGGGSIFTGSNLTELFKSRTMVEETLMTPVTVNGKVISLAEMYIQNNEWRDSWKENPKFKNIQFLPNTKRKYFTRVHDSILGIIYQNLSKSSLAVAQKDKKIAIISMDVASTNEMFSKYFCEALAKQVGQFYVTTKSKKARANMEILERQTDSIRAELNGAITGVAVANDNTFMLNPALNVRRTPSARRQVDVQANTAILTELVKQTELAKVTLRKETPLIQVIDRPILPLPKERFGKAKGLVMGGFLAGFLTVLVLIVRRLLKELAG; from the coding sequence ATGGAAGAACAAATACCCAACGACGAGATTTCGTTAAAAGAATTGATAGAAAAGGCTAAGGAATGGTATAGCTATTTACTTTCCCAATGGAAAATCATTGTATTGGCAGGGATTGTAGGAGCTGCTTTGGGGTTAACGTATTCTTTGACTAAAAAACCAATTTATACCGCTACTTTGTCTTTTGCTTTGGAAGATGAAAAAGGAGGTGGAGCTGGAGGTCTAGGGTCACTGGCTAGTTCTTTTGGGATTGATCTTGGTGGTGGAGGTGGAAGTATATTTACGGGTTCTAATTTGACTGAGTTGTTTAAATCCCGCACCATGGTTGAAGAAACCTTAATGACTCCTGTTACGGTTAATGGAAAAGTAATTTCTTTGGCTGAAATGTACATTCAAAATAACGAATGGAGAGACAGCTGGAAGGAGAATCCTAAATTCAAGAACATACAATTTTTACCCAATACCAAACGTAAGTACTTTACTCGTGTGCATGATAGCATTTTGGGTATAATTTATCAGAATTTATCTAAATCTTCTTTAGCTGTGGCTCAAAAAGACAAGAAAATAGCTATTATTTCTATGGATGTAGCTTCAACCAATGAAATGTTTTCGAAGTATTTCTGCGAAGCGCTAGCCAAACAGGTTGGACAGTTTTATGTGACGACCAAAAGCAAAAAGGCCCGTGCTAATATGGAAATTTTGGAACGACAAACCGATTCCATTCGTGCCGAGCTCAATGGTGCTATTACGGGAGTAGCAGTGGCCAATGATAATACCTTTATGTTGAATCCTGCTCTTAATGTGCGTCGTACCCCATCTGCCCGCAGACAGGTTGATGTGCAGGCGAATACCGCCATACTGACTGAATTAGTGAAACAAACCGAATTGGCTAAAGTTACTTTGCGTAAAGAAACACCTTTGATTCAAGTTATTGACCGACCTATTTTGCCCTTACCGAAAGAACGTTTCGGAAAAGCCAAAGGTTTGGTGATGGGAGGATTTTTGGCTGGGTTTTTAACTGTTTTGGTCTTGATTGTGAGGAGGTTGTTGAAGGAGTTAGCAGGTTAA
- a CDS encoding adenylyltransferase/cytidyltransferase family protein: MKTGITFSAFDLFHAGHVKMLEEAKRHCDYLIVGLQTDPTLDRPDKNQPAQTVVERYIQLKGCKFVDEIVPYATEQDLEDILRSFKIDVRIVGDEYREQDFTGRMYCEAKGIELYFNTRDHRFSSSGLRREVHQKELNKK; this comes from the coding sequence ATGAAAACAGGAATAACTTTTAGTGCTTTTGACTTGTTTCATGCTGGTCATGTTAAAATGTTGGAAGAAGCCAAACGCCATTGTGATTATTTGATTGTAGGTTTGCAAACGGATCCTACTCTGGATCGTCCCGATAAAAATCAACCCGCACAAACAGTAGTGGAGCGTTACATACAATTGAAAGGATGTAAGTTTGTAGATGAGATTGTTCCTTATGCTACCGAACAGGATTTAGAAGACATCTTGCGTTCCTTTAAAATTGATGTGCGCATTGTAGGAGATGAATATCGAGAGCAAGATTTTACGGGGAGAATGTATTGTGAAGCGAAAGGAATTGAATTGTATTTTAATACTCGTGACCATCGGTTTTCGAGTTCGGGTTTAAGAAGGGAAGTTCATCAGAAAGAGTTGAATAAAAAATAA
- a CDS encoding flavin reductase family protein produces MKNYTLKVHDIKKETKDTITLCFKQPGLKKIKYQAGQYLTLSFRINGRKYTRPYSFSSAPSADAFLETTIKRVPNGIFSNYVHDTVQVGDIVEVMEPIGDFVHTHDEFTNQIYFWGVGSGVTPLMSIIKEVLISNPLVQVNLIYGNKNFESTIFLDLIDDLLKQYPEKFKVWHFHTQYNHVERHHFVKSGRINTAFILDLLQDTDVEQTKHYICGPIDLKNTIKEALGILKCPKENILSEDFELIKNPKDFEDIVTHTINIQFQGIDTIVEVEKGKSVLEAALDAGIELPYSCQTGSCNTCKGKLVAGELRMIGLSKERDDLESEDFLLCCSYPLTDGVFVEIAP; encoded by the coding sequence ATGAAAAATTACACTTTAAAAGTTCACGATATAAAAAAAGAGACAAAAGATACCATTACTCTTTGTTTCAAGCAACCTGGTTTAAAAAAGATTAAATATCAAGCGGGTCAGTATCTTACTTTGTCTTTTAGAATTAACGGGAGAAAATATACTAGACCTTATTCCTTTTCATCGGCACCTTCGGCAGATGCTTTTTTGGAAACGACTATCAAGCGCGTGCCCAATGGTATTTTTTCTAATTATGTGCATGATACCGTTCAAGTTGGAGATATTGTAGAAGTGATGGAGCCTATAGGTGATTTTGTACATACCCATGATGAGTTTACTAATCAGATTTATTTTTGGGGAGTTGGTAGCGGTGTAACGCCATTAATGTCGATTATAAAAGAAGTTTTAATTTCGAATCCATTGGTTCAGGTAAATCTAATATATGGAAATAAGAATTTTGAATCTACGATTTTTTTAGATTTAATTGACGACTTATTGAAACAGTATCCAGAAAAATTTAAAGTTTGGCACTTTCATACCCAATACAATCATGTTGAAAGACATCATTTTGTAAAAAGCGGGAGAATTAACACAGCATTCATCTTGGATTTACTTCAAGACACGGATGTTGAACAGACAAAACATTACATTTGCGGTCCAATAGATTTGAAAAATACCATCAAAGAAGCTTTGGGTATTTTAAAATGTCCGAAAGAAAACATTCTTTCGGAAGATTTTGAATTGATTAAAAATCCAAAAGATTTTGAAGATATCGTTACCCATACTATAAATATTCAATTTCAAGGAATTGATACCATAGTTGAAGTTGAAAAAGGAAAAAGTGTTTTGGAAGCTGCTCTTGATGCCGGAATTGAATTGCCGTATTCCTGTCAAACTGGAAGTTGTAATACCTGCAAAGGGAAATTAGTAGCTGGAGAATTGCGAATGATAGGACTTTCGAAAGAACGAGATGATTTGGAATCTGAAGATTTTTTATTGTGTTGCAGTTATCCTTTGACTGATGGTGTTTTTGTTGAAATAGCCCCCTAA
- the rfbF gene encoding glucose-1-phosphate cytidylyltransferase, with translation MKVVIFAGGFGTRLMEETEARPKPMVEIGGKPILWHILKMYEHYGYNEFVICLGYKATYIKEYFYNYYLHNSDVTIELANNNINVHYSETESFKVTLIDTGLHTNTAGRLKRIEKYVTGETFMLTYGDGVADVNLSALLDFHKSHGRLATLTSVQVPGRFGNLEIKPQGEVDSFVEKPAGDGMWINGGFFVLESGIFKYLEGDVEDTQWEKEPLGAIAKDQQLAAYKHTGFWKCMDALRDRIELEAMWNSGNAKWKTW, from the coding sequence ATGAAAGTAGTCATTTTTGCAGGTGGTTTTGGAACACGCCTGATGGAAGAAACGGAAGCAAGACCTAAACCTATGGTAGAAATTGGCGGAAAGCCTATTTTATGGCACATTCTAAAAATGTATGAGCATTATGGGTACAATGAATTTGTGATTTGTTTGGGCTATAAAGCAACCTACATCAAAGAATATTTCTATAATTATTATTTACACAATTCGGATGTTACAATTGAATTAGCCAATAATAACATTAATGTCCATTATTCGGAAACTGAATCTTTCAAAGTAACTTTGATAGACACTGGATTGCATACCAACACAGCGGGAAGATTGAAGCGTATTGAAAAATATGTAACAGGAGAAACCTTTATGTTAACCTATGGGGATGGTGTAGCCGATGTCAATTTATCTGCACTTTTAGATTTTCATAAATCACATGGGAGGTTAGCTACTTTAACGAGTGTACAAGTACCTGGGCGTTTCGGAAATTTAGAAATAAAACCTCAAGGGGAGGTCGATAGTTTCGTGGAAAAACCAGCGGGCGATGGAATGTGGATTAATGGAGGTTTTTTTGTTTTAGAATCAGGTATTTTTAAATATCTAGAAGGAGATGTGGAAGATACACAATGGGAAAAGGAACCATTAGGAGCTATTGCTAAAGATCAACAGCTGGCAGCATACAAGCACACTGGATTTTGGAAATGTATGGATGCTTTAAGAGATAGAATTGAGTTAGAAGCTATGTGGAATTCCGGTAATGCAAAATGGAAAACATGGTAG